The following coding sequences lie in one Vibrio sp. BS-M-Sm-2 genomic window:
- a CDS encoding iron ABC transporter permease: MKEKNYLWNTSSGVIAVLLVLPILAIFTTAVGETDELFSHLMSTVMPTYAYNTVVLVIGTMFLSLVFGIPSAWIMAMCRIPGERVLQWALVLPLAMPGYIVGYIFTDWFDFAGPVQVLLRNLTEWGPGEYWFPDIRTLSGAIIVLSLVLYPYVYLLCRAAFMEQNVSLLQSARLLKCSPWESFRRISLPLVRPSMAVGLSLVAMETIGDFGTVSYFAVNTLTTAVYDTWLGYSSLTAAAKISAIMLVIVILLLSSERYSRRKQKLFQNQFSSREDFRYDLSGWKKWLALFWCWGLVCVAFLFPLGQLMIYAYKYFAQSWTPEFREYAVNSLYVSVVAAIIGVIVAMIVNFNQRVSPSKKNQAYMRLASMGYAVPGTVLAIGVMVPVLFMDHLVNDIAKVMEWGRPGLIFSGSMFALIFAMVVRFSAVAIGSVESSLSKISPSLDMASKTMGCNTNQMLRRVHLPLIKRGALIAGLLVFIESMKELNAALLLRPFNFETLATYVYNYASDEHLELAAMPAVLLVLVGLIPLIIVNRSLEQKH; encoded by the coding sequence ATGAAAGAAAAGAATTATTTATGGAACACCAGTAGCGGCGTCATTGCTGTCTTGCTGGTTTTACCGATCTTAGCGATTTTTACGACGGCTGTTGGAGAAACAGATGAGCTATTTTCTCATCTGATGTCCACAGTGATGCCCACCTATGCTTACAATACGGTGGTTTTAGTCATAGGAACCATGTTCCTGTCTTTGGTTTTTGGTATTCCGTCTGCTTGGATTATGGCAATGTGCCGTATACCGGGCGAGCGGGTTTTGCAATGGGCGCTGGTACTGCCATTAGCAATGCCAGGCTATATTGTCGGGTATATTTTTACCGATTGGTTCGACTTTGCTGGCCCTGTTCAAGTTCTACTGCGAAATCTTACTGAGTGGGGACCTGGTGAGTATTGGTTCCCGGATATTAGAACCTTATCTGGTGCTATTATTGTTCTGTCTCTCGTTCTCTATCCTTATGTTTACTTGCTGTGCCGAGCGGCATTTATGGAGCAAAACGTCTCCTTACTGCAATCAGCTCGGTTGCTAAAATGCTCACCTTGGGAAAGTTTTCGTCGTATCTCGTTGCCACTTGTTCGCCCATCAATGGCCGTAGGTCTATCGCTTGTTGCAATGGAAACCATTGGTGACTTTGGTACCGTGAGTTACTTTGCAGTCAACACCTTAACGACAGCGGTTTACGATACCTGGTTAGGTTACTCAAGTTTAACGGCTGCTGCGAAAATATCGGCAATTATGCTGGTTATCGTGATCCTACTGTTGAGTTCAGAGCGCTACAGTCGTCGTAAACAGAAACTGTTCCAGAATCAATTCAGCAGTCGTGAAGACTTTCGTTACGACCTGTCCGGTTGGAAGAAGTGGTTGGCACTATTTTGGTGCTGGGGATTAGTGTGCGTTGCATTCTTATTCCCTCTAGGCCAGTTGATGATCTATGCCTACAAATACTTTGCACAAAGTTGGACGCCTGAATTCAGAGAGTATGCGGTTAACAGCCTTTATGTGTCGGTGGTAGCGGCAATTATTGGTGTAATTGTAGCGATGATTGTTAACTTCAATCAACGTGTTAGCCCGAGTAAGAAAAATCAGGCTTATATGCGTCTCGCTTCGATGGGCTATGCCGTTCCAGGCACCGTGTTGGCTATTGGTGTGATGGTGCCTGTGCTGTTTATGGATCACTTAGTCAATGATATTGCGAAAGTGATGGAGTGGGGGCGCCCGGGGCTGATTTTCTCTGGCTCTATGTTTGCGCTTATTTTTGCGATGGTCGTGCGTTTCTCTGCCGTGGCGATTGGCAGTGTTGAAAGTAGCTTGAGTAAAATCTCTCCTTCATTGGATATGGCTTCTAAAACTATGGGTTGCAATACCAACCAGATGTTACGTCGTGTTCATTTACCTTTGATTAAACGCGGTGCGTTGATCGCAGGTTTACTGGTGTTTATCGAATCAATGAAAGAGTTGAATGCGGCATTGCTGTTACGTCCTTTCAATTTCGAAACATTGGCGACTTACGTTTATAACTATGCCTCAGATGAGCACCTAGAATTGGCGGCAATGCCTGCTGTATTATTGGTGTTGGTGGGTTTAATTCCTCTGATCATCGTAAACCGTTCTTTGGAGCAGAAACACTAA
- a CDS encoding ABC transporter ATP-binding protein — MSCALSIKDLTCKYESQTILEALSLEVEHGEIVCLLGASGCGKTTLLKAIAGLLPLSSGVMSLNCQTIDDSDNWLPPEQRNIGMIFQDYALFPHLTVKQNVGFGLKELSEQQKKEKVQEMLELVHLDEFGDRYPHQLSGGQQQRVAIARSLAYKPDLLLLDEPFSNIDTQVRHELISQIRKIFKKQGVTAIFVTHSREEAFAFADKMAVMNHGVIEQYGSASELYFHPSSKFVADFLGGGSYLNAQRISGNEFETSLGLIEAKAQTQIEVGSECSLLLRPQQIQASYEQDSAISVLEQQFMGDHCRYVIEAHGQKLLATSSEALEVGMPVNVKVDAKGVLAF; from the coding sequence ATGAGTTGTGCATTATCAATTAAAGATCTGACTTGTAAATATGAGTCGCAAACTATCTTGGAAGCGCTCTCGTTAGAAGTAGAGCATGGTGAAATTGTTTGTCTTCTTGGTGCTAGTGGCTGCGGAAAAACCACCTTACTTAAGGCGATTGCCGGTCTACTTCCATTGAGTAGCGGTGTAATGAGCCTGAACTGTCAAACTATCGATGACAGCGATAATTGGTTGCCACCTGAGCAACGAAACATAGGTATGATTTTCCAAGATTACGCCCTGTTTCCGCACTTGACGGTAAAACAGAATGTTGGCTTTGGCCTTAAAGAGCTCTCTGAGCAACAAAAGAAAGAGAAAGTTCAAGAGATGTTGGAACTGGTTCATTTAGATGAGTTCGGTGACCGATACCCACATCAACTTTCTGGTGGTCAACAACAGCGTGTTGCGATTGCCCGATCTTTGGCATACAAACCTGACTTACTGTTGTTAGATGAACCATTCTCGAACATCGATACTCAAGTTCGTCATGAGCTGATTTCTCAAATTCGTAAGATCTTTAAGAAGCAGGGTGTTACCGCTATTTTTGTGACTCATAGTCGCGAAGAGGCATTTGCTTTCGCAGATAAGATGGCTGTAATGAACCATGGTGTGATTGAACAGTATGGTTCGGCATCTGAGTTGTATTTCCACCCTTCGAGTAAGTTCGTTGCTGATTTCCTGGGTGGTGGCAGTTATCTGAATGCACAGCGTATTTCAGGAAATGAATTTGAAACAAGCTTAGGCCTGATAGAAGCTAAAGCACAAACTCAGATTGAAGTGGGATCGGAATGTTCGTTGTTACTAAGACCACAGCAGATCCAAGCAAGTTATGAGCAAGACAGCGCTATTTCAGTGCTAGAACAGCAATTTATGGGAGACCACTGTCGCTATGTTATTGAAGCTCATGGTCAGAAGTTGTTGGCAACCTCATCAGAAGCGCTTGAAGTGGGTATGCCAGTAAACGTAAAAGTCGATGCCAAAGGCGTGTTGGCTTTTTAA
- a CDS encoding phosphoglucomutase/phosphomannomutase family protein gives MIKFGTGGWRAFIGEEFTRENVRLVAQALANIINNEDAAKNGFVIGYDRRFLSDKAACWFAEVLAANNIKVSFIDKFVPTPIVMFQAKEMGCTYSACITASHNPADYNGIKVFIEGGRDADEIITEKIEQQIATLTNEDVIRVDFEQALNDKEIEIINPMNDFVDSIINFIDIDSIKKANLRVLIDPMFGVAKNALQTVLINGRCDVDVINDGKNPDFGGLMPSPNAATLYRLKHLVAAEGYDIGIGTDGDADRLGIIDEKGHFIHPNEVLLLLYYYLLKYKGWKGSVVRNIATTHLLDKVAADHGEKSFEVPVGFKHISSQMEADDSLIGGESSGGLTIRGHIKGKDGVFASSLLVEMISVTGKKLSELLDEIYSKYGYAYTAEGDCKFKPSEKEALYTKIYVEKQLPEFEYEIEKVSYEDGAKVYFKNGGWVIARFSGTEPLLRIFAEMEDKDTAERVLQKVKDFLSL, from the coding sequence ATGATTAAATTTGGTACAGGTGGCTGGCGCGCTTTCATTGGTGAAGAGTTCACCAGAGAGAACGTTCGCTTAGTAGCGCAAGCGCTCGCTAACATCATTAACAACGAAGATGCAGCCAAGAATGGTTTTGTGATCGGTTATGACCGTCGTTTCCTTTCAGATAAAGCGGCATGCTGGTTTGCAGAAGTACTTGCAGCGAATAACATCAAAGTAAGCTTCATTGATAAATTCGTTCCAACACCTATCGTGATGTTCCAAGCAAAAGAGATGGGGTGTACCTACTCAGCGTGTATTACCGCTTCTCACAACCCAGCAGACTACAACGGTATCAAGGTGTTCATTGAAGGTGGTCGTGATGCTGACGAGATCATCACCGAGAAGATCGAACAGCAAATCGCAACCCTAACCAACGAAGACGTTATCCGTGTCGATTTCGAACAAGCGTTAAATGACAAAGAGATCGAGATCATCAATCCGATGAACGACTTTGTGGATTCGATCATCAACTTTATTGATATCGATTCGATCAAAAAAGCCAACCTACGCGTACTGATTGATCCTATGTTTGGTGTAGCAAAAAATGCTCTGCAAACAGTACTGATTAACGGTCGCTGTGATGTCGATGTCATCAACGATGGCAAAAACCCAGATTTTGGTGGCTTGATGCCATCGCCAAATGCCGCAACGCTGTATCGCTTGAAGCACTTAGTAGCCGCTGAAGGTTATGACATCGGTATCGGTACCGATGGCGATGCCGACCGCTTAGGCATTATCGATGAGAAAGGTCACTTCATTCATCCTAACGAAGTGTTATTGCTGCTTTACTACTACTTACTGAAATACAAAGGTTGGAAGGGCTCTGTCGTGCGTAACATCGCAACCACACACCTGCTAGATAAAGTCGCGGCTGATCACGGCGAGAAGAGCTTTGAGGTTCCGGTAGGCTTTAAACATATCAGCTCGCAAATGGAAGCCGATGACTCACTGATTGGTGGAGAAAGCTCAGGTGGTTTAACCATTCGTGGTCACATCAAAGGTAAAGACGGCGTATTTGCTTCTAGCTTGCTGGTTGAAATGATCAGCGTGACGGGCAAAAAGCTGTCTGAACTGCTTGATGAGATCTATTCCAAATACGGCTATGCCTACACCGCTGAAGGCGACTGCAAGTTTAAGCCTTCAGAGAAAGAAGCACTCTACACCAAGATCTATGTAGAGAAGCAACTGCCTGAATTTGAATACGAAATTGAAAAAGTCAGCTATGAAGATGGTGCCAAGGTGTACTTCAAGAATGGCGGCTGGGTAATTGCTCGCTTCTCAGGAACAGAGCCGTTACTACGAATCTTCGCAGAAATGGAAGATAAAGACACTGCAGAACGTGTTCTTCAAAAAGTGAAAGACTTCCTCTCTCTATAG
- a CDS encoding GH36-type glycosyl hydrolase domain-containing protein, translated as MKYGYFDNDNREYVITRPDVPAPWTNYLGTEKFCTVISHNAGGYSFYNSPEYNRVTKFRPNGTFDRPGHYVYLRDDETGDYWSISWQPVAKSLDEANYEVRHGLSYSKFKCEYSGITATKTLFVPKGEDAEIWDVVLKNNTDKPRTISTFSFVEFSFSHIQSDNQNHQMSLYSAGTSYQEGVLEYDLYYNTNDFEGFYYLASTFSPDSYDGQRDNFLGMYRDEANPIAVENGKCSNSAQTCYNHCGSLHKQFTIQPGEEVRFAYVLGIGKGNGERLREKYQNTANVDAAFQGIKDHWDERCNKFQVKSPNEGLDTMINTWTLYQAETCVVWSRFASFIEVGGRTGLGYRDTAQDAISVPHANPQMTKKRIIDLLRGQVKAGYGLHLFDPDWFDPEKADVEPSKSPTVVPTPSDDDKIHGIEDTCSDDHLWIVPTIIKYVMETGEHDFFDEVIPYADGGEATVYEHMKAALNFSAEYVGQTGICKGLRADWNDCLNLGGGESSMVSFLHFWALQEFLDLAKFRNNDADVAKYTEMAANVREACETHLWDDEGGWYIRGLTKNGDKIGTAQQTEGRVHLESNTLAVLSGAVSQERGEKAMDAVDENLFSEYGLHLNSPSFATPNDDIGFVTRVYQGVKENGAIFSHPNPWAWVAEAKLGRGDRAMKFYDALNPYNQNDMIETRYAEPYSYVQFIMGKDHQDHGRANHPWLTGTSGWAYFAVTNFILGVRTGFEGLTVDPCIPTDWPEFEVTRQWRGATYNITVQNPNAVSKGVASITINGESVEGAIPVQAEGSVNDVVVVLG; from the coding sequence ATGAAATACGGCTATTTCGATAACGACAATCGCGAATACGTCATCACTCGCCCTGATGTACCAGCACCTTGGACCAACTACCTAGGTACTGAAAAGTTTTGTACCGTGATTTCGCACAATGCGGGCGGTTACTCGTTCTACAATTCTCCGGAATACAACCGTGTTACTAAATTCCGTCCAAACGGTACCTTTGATCGTCCTGGACACTATGTTTACCTGCGTGATGATGAGACGGGTGACTACTGGTCTATCTCTTGGCAACCTGTGGCAAAAAGCCTAGATGAAGCGAATTACGAAGTTCGTCACGGCCTGTCATACTCAAAGTTCAAATGTGAATACAGCGGTATTACCGCGACCAAAACGCTATTCGTACCTAAAGGCGAAGATGCAGAAATTTGGGACGTTGTCCTAAAGAACAACACTGATAAGCCTCGTACCATCAGCACTTTCTCATTTGTTGAGTTCTCGTTCAGCCACATCCAATCGGACAACCAGAACCACCAGATGTCTTTGTACTCTGCGGGCACGTCTTACCAAGAAGGGGTGTTGGAATACGACCTGTACTACAACACTAATGACTTTGAAGGCTTCTACTACTTAGCGTCAACTTTCTCACCAGACAGCTACGACGGCCAACGTGACAACTTCCTTGGCATGTACCGTGATGAAGCAAATCCAATTGCAGTTGAAAATGGTAAATGTTCTAACAGCGCTCAAACCTGTTACAACCACTGTGGCTCTCTACACAAGCAATTTACCATTCAACCAGGTGAAGAGGTTCGCTTTGCCTATGTACTAGGTATCGGCAAAGGCAATGGTGAACGCCTACGTGAAAAATACCAAAACACAGCAAACGTAGATGCGGCGTTCCAAGGCATCAAAGATCACTGGGACGAGCGTTGCAACAAGTTCCAAGTTAAGTCTCCAAATGAAGGCTTAGACACCATGATCAACACGTGGACACTATACCAAGCAGAAACTTGTGTGGTGTGGTCGCGCTTTGCATCATTCATTGAAGTTGGTGGCCGTACTGGTCTTGGTTACCGTGATACTGCGCAAGATGCGATCTCAGTACCTCATGCCAACCCACAAATGACTAAGAAACGTATTATCGACCTGCTTCGTGGCCAAGTGAAAGCGGGCTACGGTCTACACCTATTCGATCCAGACTGGTTCGATCCAGAGAAAGCAGACGTTGAACCATCAAAATCACCAACGGTTGTTCCAACACCGTCAGATGACGACAAGATCCACGGCATTGAAGATACTTGTTCTGATGATCACTTGTGGATCGTACCAACCATCATCAAATACGTGATGGAAACCGGTGAGCACGACTTCTTTGATGAAGTAATTCCATACGCAGACGGCGGTGAAGCAACTGTTTACGAACACATGAAAGCGGCGCTGAACTTCTCTGCTGAATACGTAGGTCAAACCGGTATCTGTAAAGGTCTACGTGCTGACTGGAATGACTGCTTGAACCTAGGTGGCGGTGAATCTTCAATGGTTTCATTCCTACACTTCTGGGCTCTGCAAGAATTCTTAGACTTAGCTAAGTTCCGCAATAACGACGCTGATGTTGCGAAATACACTGAAATGGCAGCGAATGTTCGCGAAGCGTGTGAAACACACCTTTGGGATGACGAGGGTGGCTGGTACATCCGTGGTCTAACTAAAAATGGCGACAAGATCGGTACAGCTCAACAAACTGAAGGTCGTGTACACCTTGAGTCAAACACACTAGCAGTTCTGTCTGGTGCTGTTTCTCAAGAGCGCGGCGAGAAAGCGATGGACGCAGTTGATGAGAACCTATTCTCAGAATACGGCCTACACCTAAACTCTCCATCGTTCGCGACACCAAACGATGATATCGGCTTCGTAACTCGCGTTTACCAAGGCGTAAAAGAGAATGGCGCTATCTTCTCTCACCCGAACCCATGGGCTTGGGTAGCAGAAGCAAAACTTGGCCGTGGCGACCGTGCTATGAAATTCTACGATGCACTCAACCCATACAACCAAAATGACATGATTGAAACACGTTACGCAGAACCATACTCATACGTGCAGTTCATCATGGGTAAAGACCACCAAGACCACGGCCGTGCAAACCACCCTTGGTTAACCGGTACTTCTGGTTGGGCTTACTTTGCGGTAACCAACTTCATTCTTGGTGTTCGAACAGGCTTCGAAGGCTTAACCGTCGATCCTTGTATTCCGACGGATTGGCCAGAATTCGAAGTTACTCGTCAATGGCGCGGTGCGACTTACAACATCACAGTGCAAAACCCGAATGCAGTCAGCAAAGGCGTTGCTTCTATCACTATCAACGGTGAGTCAGTTGAAGGTGCAATTCCAGTACAAGCAGAAGGCAGCGTGAACGATGTTGTCGTTGTTCTAGGCTAG
- a CDS encoding beta-N-acetylhexosaminidase produces MNYRIDLAVLSEQKNNCRFGLTVHNLSDLDVTDWSLHFAFDRFILQESLSQGELTQVGSFCSFKPSSSVLKANNHYYLEFSIQSAPFRFYSDGLNDAFIQTHHQGETSVLPVAISPIVLASPYRERNQTPEVNAAEMALIPQPNLIELKQGSFALNSKCKIEVQSHLADKAVTWLKQELLSTFELSISNQLPTEESHDILFRSNPTLDEAEYKLRITEQQIIVESGSQSGFTHAVASLIQLVQQQDAESFSVPCCKIADQPRFKYRGMMLDCARHFHSVEQVKRLINQLAHYKFNVFHWHLTDDEGWRIEIKSLPQLTEIGAWRGPDHALEPQYTHIAENYGGFYTQQQIREVIEYAEQRSITVIPEIDIPGHCRAAIKSLPDMLVEQADTTQYKSIQHYNDNVLNPGLPGTYQFLDAVIEEVAELFPSELIHMGADEVPPGVWTNSPAAQALMKEHQYQDSKDLQGHLFRYAENKLKQLGKRMVGWEEAQHGDKVSKETIIYSWLSEEAAVNCARQGFDVVLQPAQFTYLDMTQDYAPEEPGVDWAAVIPLEQAYTYEALAEISDTDPIRKRIRGIQCALWCEIVTNQKRMDYMVFPRISALAEGCWTHKNNRNWLDYLSRLKGHLPLLDRLNVEYRNPWKAE; encoded by the coding sequence ATGAACTATCGCATCGACTTAGCTGTTCTCTCTGAACAAAAAAATAACTGCCGATTTGGCCTTACGGTACATAACTTAAGTGATCTTGATGTAACAGATTGGTCACTGCATTTTGCGTTTGATCGATTCATCCTTCAAGAGAGTCTGTCGCAGGGCGAACTGACTCAAGTTGGCAGTTTTTGTTCGTTCAAACCAAGTTCGTCAGTGTTAAAGGCGAACAACCATTACTACCTTGAATTCAGCATTCAAAGCGCCCCATTCCGTTTTTATTCTGACGGTCTAAACGATGCCTTTATCCAAACGCATCACCAAGGCGAAACCTCAGTACTGCCAGTTGCGATATCACCCATTGTTCTGGCGTCACCATACCGTGAACGCAATCAGACACCTGAAGTGAACGCTGCTGAGATGGCATTAATTCCTCAGCCGAACCTGATCGAACTTAAGCAAGGTAGCTTCGCGTTAAATAGTAAATGCAAGATTGAGGTTCAATCTCACCTAGCAGATAAAGCCGTCACTTGGCTAAAACAAGAATTACTTTCTACCTTTGAACTGTCGATTTCGAATCAGCTTCCAACAGAAGAAAGCCATGACATTCTATTCCGCAGTAATCCGACTTTAGACGAAGCCGAATACAAACTCCGCATTACTGAACAGCAGATAATTGTTGAGTCAGGTAGCCAGTCTGGATTTACACACGCTGTAGCAAGTCTGATTCAGTTGGTTCAACAACAGGATGCCGAAAGCTTCTCTGTGCCATGTTGCAAAATCGCTGACCAACCGCGTTTCAAATACCGTGGCATGATGTTGGACTGCGCTCGTCACTTCCATTCAGTGGAGCAAGTGAAGCGCTTAATCAACCAATTAGCGCACTACAAGTTCAACGTTTTTCATTGGCACCTAACTGATGATGAAGGTTGGAGAATCGAGATAAAGAGCCTACCTCAACTTACTGAAATCGGTGCTTGGCGAGGTCCTGACCATGCATTGGAACCACAATATACCCATATTGCTGAAAACTACGGCGGCTTCTACACACAGCAACAGATTCGCGAAGTTATTGAATACGCAGAGCAGCGTAGCATCACTGTTATCCCTGAGATCGATATCCCGGGACACTGTCGTGCCGCGATCAAATCACTGCCTGATATGTTGGTAGAGCAAGCTGACACCACTCAATACAAGAGTATCCAGCACTACAACGACAACGTGCTAAACCCAGGCTTGCCAGGTACTTACCAGTTCCTAGATGCGGTTATTGAAGAAGTGGCAGAGCTATTCCCTAGCGAATTGATTCATATGGGCGCAGACGAAGTACCACCGGGTGTGTGGACTAACAGCCCTGCCGCTCAAGCACTGATGAAAGAGCACCAGTACCAAGACAGCAAAGACTTGCAAGGCCACCTGTTCCGCTATGCCGAGAACAAACTTAAGCAGCTAGGCAAACGCATGGTGGGCTGGGAAGAAGCACAGCACGGCGACAAGGTGAGCAAAGAGACCATCATCTACTCGTGGCTCAGCGAAGAAGCGGCTGTGAACTGTGCTCGCCAAGGCTTTGATGTGGTGCTGCAACCTGCACAATTTACCTATCTCGACATGACCCAAGATTATGCACCGGAAGAGCCGGGCGTAGATTGGGCTGCAGTTATCCCATTAGAACAAGCTTATACCTACGAAGCGCTTGCTGAGATATCCGACACCGACCCAATTCGTAAGCGGATCCGCGGAATTCAGTGCGCTCTATGGTGTGAGATCGTCACCAACCAAAAGCGTATGGATTACATGGTCTTCCCAAGAATTAGCGCTTTAGCTGAAGGATGTTGGACACATAAAAACAACCGAAACTGGCTAGATTACCTATCTCGCCTAAAGGGTCACTTGCCGCTGCTCGACAGACTCAATGTGGAGTACCGCAACCCTTGGAAAGCTGAATAA
- a CDS encoding BadF/BadG/BcrA/BcrD ATPase family protein, giving the protein MTLYFIGIDGGGTSCRARIRDDQGTLIGEAKSGSANILLGVDVAMSSIIDAITKAAQQGQLNSNHFSNMHVGLALAGAEQKSAWFDFMAQPHPFASMTLNTDAYGACIGAHNGQNGAIMIGGTGSCGIYLQDGEQHVVGGREFPISDQGGGAVMGLRLMQQVLLAEDGIRNKTPLTQHVMNHFGNDVDAIVEWSKGAIPKDYGQFSPVIFQLANEGDELAIEMLKQTAADIEMFVLALHRKGADKVCLMGSIAERILNWLSPPVQQWIVEPQFDAIEGALMFAGKPQHNLYQQA; this is encoded by the coding sequence ATGACTCTTTACTTCATAGGTATTGATGGCGGCGGTACATCTTGTCGAGCTCGAATCCGAGATGACCAAGGCACACTCATTGGTGAAGCGAAAAGTGGCAGTGCTAACATCCTTTTAGGTGTCGATGTTGCAATGAGCTCAATTATTGATGCCATTACAAAAGCGGCACAACAAGGGCAACTAAACTCAAACCATTTTTCAAATATGCATGTTGGCCTAGCTCTGGCTGGTGCTGAGCAAAAGTCGGCATGGTTCGATTTCATGGCTCAACCACACCCTTTCGCAAGTATGACGCTCAACACTGACGCTTACGGTGCTTGTATTGGTGCTCACAATGGCCAAAACGGCGCGATCATGATTGGTGGAACTGGCTCATGCGGCATCTACCTGCAAGATGGTGAGCAGCACGTAGTTGGCGGTCGTGAATTCCCAATTTCTGACCAAGGTGGCGGTGCTGTGATGGGCCTTCGCTTGATGCAACAAGTTCTGCTTGCTGAAGATGGCATTCGCAACAAGACACCACTCACTCAACACGTGATGAACCACTTTGGCAATGATGTTGATGCCATCGTCGAATGGTCCAAAGGCGCGATTCCAAAAGACTACGGTCAATTCTCGCCAGTGATTTTTCAACTCGCTAACGAGGGCGATGAGCTAGCTATCGAGATGCTCAAGCAAACCGCAGCTGATATCGAAATGTTTGTGCTAGCACTTCATCGTAAAGGTGCGGATAAGGTATGCCTGATGGGCAGTATCGCTGAGCGCATTCTCAACTGGCTATCACCACCAGTACAACAATGGATCGTTGAACCTCAATTTGACGCTATCGAAGGCGCATTGATGTTTGCCGGTAAACCACAACACAACTTGTATCAACAGGCTTAG